The Corylus avellana chromosome ca8, CavTom2PMs-1.0 genome has a segment encoding these proteins:
- the LOC132190298 gene encoding uncharacterized protein LOC132190298: protein MGRRVLSLSSSSSISFCFFAFLQYASFLVVVVNGKKNLILSPSMPINRDLYHSSGDLMEQIKALVHRHPDKLTMETIKSRNKGYQAEISVVTYCRGRRENDDRSKFRILLSFGQHGRELITSELAFRILSILSEEQFLPNMDPVSLNSTLDKLIIKVVPMENLNGRKLVEAGDLCERRNGRGVDLNRNWSVDWGKKEKDYDPYEENPGTAPFSEPETQIMRKLALSFDPHVWINVHSGMEALFMPYDHKNTTPDGFSAHQMKLLLEEVNRHHCQKHCMIGSGGGSVGYLAHGTATDFMYDIAKVPMAFTFEIYGDEAASSQDCFKMFNPTDLTTFNRVLNDWSAAFFAIFKLGPQQLSEVHPKVSAPKSDKWVSIDDYLDGYLMERSSRNGKKMEVLDFGMQEIRTYFRLFVLSSVLLLFMFCSRISKSKSSRPVLSAIPL, encoded by the exons ATGGGTCGTCGTGTCCTGTCCCTCTCATCCTCTTCATCGATTAGCTTCTGCTTCTTTGCTTTCCTGCAATATGCATCTTTTTTGGTCGTGGTCgttaatgggaaaaaaaatctcATCCTGTCGCCATCGATGCCCATCAATCGCGATCTCTACCATTCCAG TGGGGATTTGATGGAGCAGATAAAGGCTTTGGTCCATCGTCACCCCGACAAACTCACT ATGGAAACAATTAAATCTAGAAATAAGGGGTACCAGGCAGAGATCTCAGTGGTTACATATTGCCGGGGAAGGAGAGAGAATGATGACAGGTCAAAGTTTCGGATCCTTCTT AGTTTTGGCCAGCATGGAAGGGAGCTCATTACATCTGAACTTGCTTTCCggattttgtcaattttaagCGAGGAGCAGTTTCTACCCAACATGGATCCAGTTTCACTAAACAGTACCCTTGACAAGCTAATCATAAAG GTGGTGCCTATGGAAAACTTGAATGGCCGCAAGCTCGTTGAAGCAGGAGATCTTTGTGAGAGGAGAAATG GAAGGGGAGTTGATCTTAACCGAAATTGGAGTGTAGATTGGGGCAAAAAGGAAAAG GATTATGATCCATATGAGGAAAACCCTGGAACTGCTCCTTTTAGCGAGCCTGAAACTCAAATAATGCGGAAACTTGCCCTTTCTTTTGATCCACATGTATGGATTAATGTGCACTCTGGAATGGAG GCACTGTTTATGCCATACGATCATAAAAACACTACACCTGATGGATTTTCTGCACACCAGATGAAATTGTTGCTTGAAGAAGTGAACCGTCATCATTGCCAAAAGCATTGCATGATTGGATCTGGTGGAGGTTCTGTCGG GTATCTGGCACATGGGACAGCAACAGATTTCATGTACGACATTGCAAAGGTGCCCATGGCTTTCACATTTGAG ATATATGGAGACGAAGCAGCCTCATCCCAAGACTGCTTTAAAATGTTCAATCCCACTGACCTCACCACTTTTAAT AGAGTTCTCAACGACTGGTCTGCTGCGTTCTTCGCCATTTTCAAATTGGGTCCGCAGCAACTTAGTGAAGTTCATCCGAAGGTGTCTGCTCCCAAGTCTGACAAGTGGGTATCCATCGATGACTATCTTGATGGGTACTTGATGGAGAGGAGCAGCAGAAATGGGAAGAAGATGGAAGTGCTTGACTTTGGAATGCAAGAGATAAGAACGTATTTCAGGCTCTTCGTGTTATCCTCAGTATTGTTATTGTTCATGTTCTGCTCCAGAATTTCAAAAAGTAAGTCCAGTAGACCAGTTCTTTCCGCCATTCCCCTATGA